One part of the Lapillicoccus jejuensis genome encodes these proteins:
- a CDS encoding group II truncated hemoglobin, producing MTTTVYDAAGGHEGLLRLAHAWHERVLADPVVSHAFSHGYHPEHTQRLAAYLGEAVGGPPTYTREYGDESSVVRMHSGNGVHEEMDRRAVACFDQALTDAGFTPDQPVRQVLLDYFGWATHTTMTAYHGSADDVPDDLTMPHWSWDGQVSPPTR from the coding sequence ATGACCACCACGGTGTACGACGCCGCCGGCGGGCACGAAGGGCTGCTGCGCCTCGCGCACGCCTGGCACGAGCGGGTGCTCGCCGACCCGGTCGTCAGCCACGCCTTCAGCCACGGCTACCACCCCGAGCACACCCAGCGGCTGGCCGCGTACCTCGGCGAGGCGGTGGGCGGGCCGCCGACCTACACCCGGGAGTACGGCGACGAGTCGTCGGTCGTGCGGATGCACTCGGGCAACGGCGTGCACGAGGAGATGGACCGCCGCGCCGTCGCCTGCTTCGACCAGGCCCTGACCGACGCCGGGTTCACGCCCGACCAGCCCGTGCGGCAGGTGCTGCTCGACTACTTCGGCTGGGCCACGCACACGACGATGACGGCGTACCACGGCAGCGCCGACGACGTGCCCGACGACCTGACGATGCCGCACTGGTCGTGGGACGGGCAGGTCAGTCCGCCCACACGATGA
- a CDS encoding HIT family protein produces MPRACLFCAIVAGDEPATVVLDEERLLGFLDVRPVFHGHVLLVPRVHVDTLLELPADLHAPLLDGARRLARAAVDGLGAQGTIVAMNNTVSQSVPHLHVHVVPRTKGDGLRGFFWPRTRYDDLQQAADVAARLAAALPPPD; encoded by the coding sequence GTGCCGCGGGCCTGCCTGTTCTGCGCGATCGTCGCCGGCGACGAGCCGGCGACCGTCGTCCTCGACGAGGAGCGGCTGCTCGGCTTCCTCGACGTGCGCCCCGTCTTCCACGGGCACGTCCTGCTCGTCCCGCGGGTGCACGTCGACACGCTGCTCGAGCTGCCCGCCGACCTGCACGCCCCGCTGCTCGACGGGGCGCGGCGCCTGGCCCGGGCCGCCGTCGACGGCCTCGGCGCGCAGGGCACCATCGTCGCGATGAACAACACGGTGAGCCAGTCGGTGCCGCACCTGCACGTCCACGTCGTGCCGCGCACCAAGGGCGACGGCCTGCGGGGCTTCTTCTGGCCGCGGACCCGGTACGACGACCTCCAGCAGGCGGCCGACGTCGCGGCCCGGCTCGCGGCCGCCCTGCCGCCGCCGGACTGA
- a CDS encoding HD domain-containing protein, which produces MPALITWWTQDLAVLAPDADPVAVQAVGADLLSRWREPHRRYHSTRHLVECFWALEELEEAGELAAVDAPVARLAAWLHDAVYDVAAPAGANEAASAALAREVLPRVGVDGAVVERVAGLVTMTADHVAGADADPLTAAFHDADLWVLSAPAERYLEYAAQVRQEYAVVPDDAFATGRAAVLGALLAQEPLYATSYGRSAWEARARAQVTAEVARLRG; this is translated from the coding sequence GTGCCCGCGCTCATCACCTGGTGGACCCAGGACCTCGCCGTGCTCGCCCCCGACGCCGACCCGGTGGCCGTCCAGGCGGTCGGCGCCGACCTGCTCTCGCGGTGGCGCGAGCCGCACCGGCGCTACCACTCCACCCGGCACCTCGTGGAGTGCTTCTGGGCGCTCGAGGAGCTGGAGGAGGCGGGCGAGCTGGCCGCGGTCGACGCGCCCGTCGCCCGGCTCGCGGCCTGGCTGCACGACGCGGTGTACGACGTCGCCGCGCCCGCGGGCGCGAACGAGGCGGCGAGCGCGGCGCTGGCCCGGGAGGTGCTGCCGCGGGTCGGAGTCGACGGCGCGGTGGTGGAGCGGGTCGCCGGGCTCGTGACGATGACGGCCGACCACGTCGCGGGCGCGGACGCCGACCCGCTGACCGCGGCGTTCCACGACGCCGACCTGTGGGTGCTGTCGGCGCCGGCGGAGCGCTACCTCGAGTACGCCGCGCAGGTGCGGCAGGAGTACGCCGTCGTCCCGGACGACGCCTTCGCCACCGGCCGCGCCGCGGTGCTCGGGGCCCTGCTCGCGCAGGAGCCGCTCTACGCGACGTCGTACGGGCGCAGTGCGTGGGAGGCCCGGGCGCGGGCCCAGGTGACCGCCGAGGTGGCGCGGCTGCGCGGCTGA
- a CDS encoding sensor histidine kinase produces the protein MTARVHHPGSVRQLRDRLTAVPLRVRLVAVVVLLLAAALAASGLIVNVLLRTYLLARTDDELRIYSSIAQGLQYDQAPDSQLLIQPNFAVLLVRPDGSGPKPVANAVTEPDARPDLPTLTSSDPRVRSRTPFTVESTDGFGPHWRVIAGSADDGRSVYEVAVSLRAMDATLDRVITDAALIGLGVLTASGLIGWVAVRRSFGPLSRIEDTAAAIAAGDLTRRMPERPTAAEVASLTRSLNAMLSQIEQSFAVREASQERMREFVADASHELRTPLATVRGYAELYRQGAVRRPEDVHSAFGRIEAEAGRMGSLVEDLLVLARLDEKRKLARDDVDLAVIAGDAQQDARALAPDRQVRLVGIGGPLGPVVVVGDEPQLRQVVTNLVANALNHTPAGTPVELAVGHTEAGRAVIEVRDHGPGIDPVLARKVFERFYRTDPSRSRSQGGSGLGLAIVAAIVEAHGGSVRVEQTPGGGATFVLELPQGAHRAVQAGTDEDSL, from the coding sequence GTGACCGCCCGCGTGCACCATCCCGGCTCCGTCCGGCAGCTGCGGGACCGCCTCACGGCGGTCCCGCTGCGCGTCCGGCTCGTGGCGGTCGTCGTCCTGCTGCTCGCCGCGGCGCTCGCCGCGTCCGGGCTCATCGTCAACGTGCTGCTGCGCACCTACCTGCTCGCGCGCACCGACGACGAGCTGCGGATCTACTCCTCGATCGCGCAGGGGCTGCAGTACGACCAGGCCCCCGACTCGCAGTTGCTCATCCAGCCGAACTTCGCCGTCCTGCTCGTCCGCCCGGACGGCAGCGGCCCCAAGCCCGTCGCGAACGCCGTCACCGAACCGGACGCGCGCCCCGACCTGCCGACGCTCACCTCGAGCGACCCGCGGGTCCGCTCCCGCACCCCGTTCACGGTCGAGTCGACCGACGGGTTCGGCCCGCACTGGCGGGTCATCGCCGGCTCCGCCGACGACGGCCGGTCGGTCTACGAGGTCGCCGTGTCGCTGCGGGCGATGGACGCCACCCTCGACCGGGTCATCACCGACGCCGCGCTCATCGGCCTCGGTGTGCTCACCGCGTCCGGCCTCATCGGCTGGGTCGCCGTCCGACGCAGCTTCGGTCCCCTCTCGCGGATCGAGGACACCGCCGCGGCCATCGCCGCCGGCGACCTCACCCGGCGGATGCCGGAGCGGCCGACGGCGGCCGAGGTCGCCTCGCTGACCCGCTCGCTCAACGCGATGCTCAGCCAGATCGAGCAGTCGTTCGCCGTGCGCGAGGCGTCGCAGGAGCGGATGCGGGAGTTCGTCGCCGACGCCTCGCACGAGCTGCGCACCCCGCTGGCGACGGTGCGCGGCTACGCCGAGCTCTACCGCCAGGGCGCCGTACGACGCCCCGAGGACGTCCACTCCGCCTTCGGCCGGATCGAGGCGGAGGCGGGCCGGATGGGCAGCCTCGTCGAGGACCTGCTCGTCCTCGCGCGGCTGGACGAGAAGCGCAAGCTGGCCCGCGACGACGTCGACCTCGCCGTCATCGCCGGCGACGCCCAGCAGGACGCCCGCGCGCTCGCCCCGGACCGGCAGGTGCGCCTCGTCGGCATCGGCGGCCCGCTCGGCCCCGTCGTCGTCGTCGGCGACGAGCCGCAGCTTCGCCAGGTCGTCACCAACCTCGTCGCGAACGCGCTCAACCACACCCCGGCCGGGACGCCGGTCGAGCTGGCCGTCGGCCACACCGAGGCCGGCCGGGCCGTCATCGAGGTGCGCGACCACGGCCCGGGCATCGACCCGGTCCTGGCCCGCAAGGTGTTCGAGCGGTTCTACCGGACCGACCCCAGCCGCAGCCGCAGCCAGGGCGGCAGCGGGCTCGGCCTGGCCATCGTCGCCGCCATCGTCGAGGCGCACGGCGGGTCCGTGCGCGTCGAGCAGACCCCGGGGGGCGGGGCGACCTTCGTGCTCGAGCTCCCACAGGGTGCGCACAGGGCCGTGCAAGCGGGTACAGACGAGGACTCGCTGTAG
- a CDS encoding DUF4031 domain-containing protein, translated as MPLWIDAPLWPRHGTVFAHLVSDVSLEELHAGAERAGLHPRSFHGDHYDVAQERYDDAVRAGATPTTGAHVVRLLTASGLRLRKRRGDRPVARVRDVAAPGGGLMDVDLLLSPVPLDRGRVVAVAVLVRDDDGRVLLVHTPGRSAWGLPGGGLEDGETPADGAVRELREETGLSLDPASLAAVGYERLTGRPGPDGAVGRFGTGAVLLQVLAGSVAAGDPAPQAGDVDEARWVTPAELGDLCGGEFWWPLVVALVDA; from the coding sequence ATGCCCCTGTGGATCGACGCGCCCCTGTGGCCGCGGCACGGCACCGTCTTCGCCCACCTCGTCAGCGACGTCTCGCTCGAGGAGCTGCACGCCGGGGCGGAGCGGGCCGGGCTGCACCCGCGCTCGTTCCACGGCGACCACTACGACGTCGCGCAGGAGCGGTACGACGACGCGGTGCGGGCCGGCGCGACGCCCACCACCGGCGCGCACGTCGTCCGGCTGCTGACCGCCTCGGGGCTGCGGCTGCGCAAGCGGCGCGGCGACCGGCCGGTGGCGCGGGTGCGCGACGTGGCCGCGCCCGGCGGCGGGCTGATGGACGTCGACCTGCTGCTCTCGCCGGTGCCGCTCGACCGCGGCCGGGTGGTCGCCGTCGCCGTCCTCGTCCGCGACGACGACGGGCGGGTCCTGCTCGTGCACACCCCCGGTCGGTCGGCCTGGGGACTGCCCGGCGGGGGCCTCGAGGACGGGGAGACCCCGGCCGACGGCGCCGTCCGCGAGCTGCGCGAGGAGACCGGCCTGTCCCTCGACCCCGCCTCGCTCGCGGCGGTCGGCTACGAGCGGCTCACGGGTCGGCCCGGTCCCGACGGCGCGGTCGGGCGGTTCGGCACCGGCGCGGTGCTGCTGCAGGTGCTCGCCGGGTCGGTCGCCGCCGGCGACCCCGCGCCGCAGGCCGGCGACGTCGACGAGGCGCGGTGGGTCACGCCGGCCGAGCTCGGGGACCTCTGCGGCGGCGAGTTCTGGTGGCCGCTCGTCGTCGCCCTGGTCGACGCGTGA
- the groL gene encoding chaperonin GroEL (60 kDa chaperone family; promotes refolding of misfolded polypeptides especially under stressful conditions; forms two stacked rings of heptamers to form a barrel-shaped 14mer; ends can be capped by GroES; misfolded proteins enter the barrel where they are refolded when GroES binds), giving the protein MAKIIAFDEEARRGLERGMNVLADAVKVTLGPRGRNVVLEKKWGAPTITNDGVSIAKEIELDDPYEKIGAELVKEVAKKTDDVAGDGTTTATVIAQAMVREGLRNVAAGANPMALKRGIEKAVDAVSAELLGSAIEVETKEQIAATASISAADDQIGELIAEAMDKVGKEGVITVEDSNTMGLELELTEGMRFDKGYISHYFVTDTERMETVLEDAYVLVVNSKISNVKDLLPLLEKVMQSGKPLLIIAEDVDGEALATLVVNKIRGTFRSVAVKAPGFGDRRKAMLGDIAILTGGQVISEEVGLKLDSADLDLLGKARKVVVTKDDTTIVEDSSDRTAIDGRINQIKAEIEKSDSDYDREKLQERLAKLAGGVAVIKAGAATEVELKERKHRIEDAVRNAKAAVEEGIVAGGGVALIQATARVFEKLDLQGDEATGANIVRVAAEAPLKQIAVNAGLEGGVVAEKVRGLGRGEGLNAATGEYGDMIKAGITDPVKVTRSALQNAASIAGLFLTTEAVIADKPEKAAPAAPGGGDMGGMDF; this is encoded by the coding sequence ATGGCCAAGATCATCGCCTTCGACGAGGAGGCACGCCGCGGTCTCGAGCGAGGGATGAACGTCCTCGCCGACGCCGTCAAGGTGACCCTCGGCCCTCGTGGCCGCAACGTCGTCCTCGAGAAGAAGTGGGGCGCCCCCACGATCACGAACGACGGCGTCTCGATCGCCAAGGAGATCGAGCTCGACGACCCCTACGAGAAGATCGGCGCCGAGCTGGTCAAGGAGGTCGCGAAGAAGACCGACGACGTCGCCGGTGACGGCACGACGACGGCCACCGTCATCGCCCAGGCCATGGTGCGCGAGGGTCTGCGCAACGTCGCGGCGGGCGCGAACCCGATGGCCCTCAAGCGCGGCATCGAGAAGGCCGTCGACGCCGTCTCCGCCGAGCTGCTGGGCTCCGCCATCGAGGTGGAGACCAAGGAGCAGATCGCCGCCACCGCGTCGATCTCCGCCGCCGACGACCAGATCGGCGAGCTCATCGCCGAGGCGATGGACAAGGTCGGCAAGGAAGGCGTCATCACCGTCGAGGACTCCAACACGATGGGGCTCGAGCTCGAGCTCACCGAGGGGATGCGCTTCGACAAGGGCTACATCAGCCACTACTTCGTCACCGACACCGAGCGCATGGAGACCGTCCTCGAGGACGCCTACGTGCTCGTCGTCAACAGCAAGATCAGCAACGTCAAGGACCTGCTGCCCCTGCTGGAGAAGGTCATGCAGTCGGGCAAGCCCCTGCTGATCATCGCCGAGGACGTCGACGGCGAGGCCCTGGCCACGCTGGTCGTCAACAAGATCCGCGGCACCTTCCGCTCGGTCGCCGTCAAGGCCCCGGGCTTCGGCGACCGTCGCAAGGCCATGCTCGGCGACATCGCGATCCTCACCGGTGGTCAGGTCATCTCCGAGGAGGTCGGCCTCAAGCTCGACTCCGCGGACCTCGACCTGCTCGGCAAGGCCCGCAAGGTCGTCGTCACCAAGGACGACACGACCATCGTCGAGGACAGCTCGGACCGCACCGCGATCGACGGCCGCATCAACCAGATCAAGGCCGAGATCGAGAAGTCGGACTCGGACTACGACCGCGAGAAGCTCCAGGAGCGCCTCGCCAAGCTCGCCGGCGGCGTCGCCGTCATCAAGGCGGGCGCGGCCACCGAGGTCGAGCTCAAGGAGCGCAAGCACCGCATCGAGGACGCCGTCCGCAACGCGAAGGCCGCCGTCGAGGAGGGCATCGTCGCCGGTGGTGGCGTCGCCCTCATCCAGGCGACCGCCCGCGTCTTCGAGAAGCTCGACCTGCAGGGTGACGAGGCCACCGGCGCGAACATCGTCCGCGTCGCCGCCGAGGCCCCGCTCAAGCAGATCGCGGTCAACGCCGGTCTCGAGGGTGGCGTCGTGGCGGAGAAGGTCCGCGGTCTCGGCCGCGGCGAGGGCCTCAACGCCGCCACGGGCGAGTACGGCGACATGATCAAGGCCGGCATCACCGACCCGGTCAAGGTCACCCGCTCGGCGCTGCAGAACGCCGCGTCGATCGCCGGTCTCTTCCTCACGACGGAGGCCGTCATCGCCGACAAGCCGGAGAAGGCCGCCCCGGCGGCCCCGGGCGGCGGCGACATGGGTGGCATGGACTTCTGA
- a CDS encoding response regulator transcription factor, which translates to MTRDPGRGETTEASLLVVEDEPNIRELLATSLRFAGFDVAVAADGHSALTTASEHHPDLVVLDVMLPDMDGFEVTRRLRESGRQLPIVFVTARDSVDDKIKGLTVGGDDYVTKPFSLEEVIARIRAVLRRTRGEDDTAASLRFHDLELDDDSHEVRRGGRVIEVSPTEFKLLRYLMLNPNRVLSKAQILDHVWDYDFRGESGIVESYISYLRRKIDTVEPALIHTKRGVGYVLRLPPGAQGA; encoded by the coding sequence ATGACCCGAGACCCCGGCCGGGGCGAGACCACCGAGGCGAGCCTGCTCGTCGTCGAGGACGAGCCCAACATCCGCGAGCTGCTCGCGACCTCGCTGCGCTTCGCCGGCTTCGACGTGGCCGTGGCCGCGGACGGGCACAGCGCGCTGACCACCGCCTCCGAGCACCACCCGGACCTCGTCGTCCTCGACGTGATGCTCCCCGACATGGACGGGTTCGAGGTGACCCGCCGGCTGCGCGAGTCCGGCCGGCAGCTGCCGATCGTCTTCGTCACCGCCCGCGACTCGGTCGACGACAAGATCAAGGGCCTGACCGTCGGCGGCGACGACTACGTCACGAAGCCGTTCAGCCTCGAGGAGGTCATCGCGCGCATCCGGGCCGTCCTGCGCCGCACCCGCGGGGAGGACGACACCGCGGCGTCGCTGCGCTTCCACGACCTCGAGCTCGACGACGACAGCCACGAGGTGCGCCGCGGCGGACGGGTCATCGAGGTCTCCCCGACCGAGTTCAAGCTGCTGCGCTACCTCATGCTCAACCCCAACCGGGTGCTGTCGAAGGCGCAGATCCTCGACCACGTCTGGGACTACGACTTCCGCGGCGAGTCCGGGATCGTCGAGTCGTACATCTCCTACCTGCGCCGCAAGATCGACACCGTCGAGCCGGCGCTGATCCACACCAAGCGCGGCGTGGGCTACGTGCTGCGCCTGCCCCCGGGCGCCCAGGGCGCGTGA
- a CDS encoding S1C family serine protease yields MTQQTHPGGTQHDGDTPREPQWYHGPASSHGQDDRSGDTGRASAFGLGGEARDTSSDTQAVGHPATGELPLTWGGYPGAQGGSSGSAGTGSTASYAGSTGAGTYAGSAGGNGSSYAGGSWGDGGWGGPQGPSTTPTPAPTPKQKGAGRRVAEVGVTALLAAVLASVGTYVATEHNGSGTQAVSTTTSSGPAPVQQADPSNPDWTVTAKAVTPSVVAITVQSQQAEGEGSGVILDNQGHVLTNNHVATGAGDGAEISVTLSDGRSYGASIKGTDPTTDLAVLQIKNPPSDLKPISLGDSDKLVVGQPVMAVGNPLGLAGTVTTGIVSALNRPVTTAASESQQPSQQDPFGGQGQGQSQDQSQDQTQSVHTNAIQTSAAINPGNSGGALVTSDGQLIGINSSIASLGSSGGGSQSGNIGIGFAIPVKEAKSIADQLISTGSAKHAYLGVTASDTSITDGSSKRAAALLRSVAGGTPAASAGLKAGDAVVSVNGDAIESSESLVATVNEFSVGDKVTVTVIRGGQKQDIQVTLAARPGQG; encoded by the coding sequence ATGACGCAGCAGACCCACCCGGGCGGCACCCAGCACGACGGCGACACCCCTCGCGAGCCGCAGTGGTACCACGGGCCGGCCTCCTCCCACGGCCAGGACGACCGCTCGGGTGACACGGGCCGCGCGTCGGCCTTCGGTCTCGGCGGCGAGGCGCGTGACACGAGCAGCGACACCCAGGCCGTCGGCCACCCGGCCACCGGCGAGCTCCCGCTGACCTGGGGCGGGTACCCCGGGGCCCAGGGCGGGTCGTCCGGCTCCGCGGGCACCGGCTCGACGGCGTCGTACGCCGGCAGCACCGGCGCGGGCACCTACGCCGGGAGCGCCGGCGGCAACGGCTCGTCGTACGCCGGAGGGTCGTGGGGCGACGGCGGCTGGGGCGGCCCGCAGGGTCCGTCGACCACCCCGACCCCCGCGCCGACGCCGAAGCAGAAGGGCGCCGGTCGCCGGGTCGCCGAGGTCGGCGTCACCGCGCTCCTCGCGGCGGTCCTGGCCAGCGTGGGCACCTACGTCGCCACGGAGCACAACGGCAGCGGGACGCAGGCGGTCTCGACGACCACGTCGTCGGGCCCGGCGCCGGTGCAGCAGGCCGACCCGAGCAACCCGGACTGGACCGTCACCGCGAAGGCGGTCACCCCGAGCGTCGTCGCCATCACCGTCCAGAGCCAGCAGGCCGAGGGCGAGGGCTCGGGCGTCATCCTCGACAACCAGGGCCACGTCCTCACCAACAACCACGTCGCGACCGGCGCCGGCGACGGCGCGGAGATCTCCGTGACGCTCAGCGACGGGCGCTCGTACGGCGCCTCGATCAAGGGCACCGACCCGACGACCGACCTCGCCGTGCTGCAGATCAAGAACCCGCCGAGCGACCTCAAGCCGATCTCCCTCGGTGACAGCGACAAGCTCGTCGTCGGCCAGCCGGTCATGGCCGTCGGTAACCCGCTCGGCCTCGCCGGCACCGTCACCACCGGCATCGTCTCGGCGCTCAACCGCCCGGTGACGACGGCGGCGTCCGAGAGCCAGCAGCCCAGCCAGCAGGACCCGTTCGGCGGCCAGGGGCAGGGCCAGTCGCAGGACCAGTCGCAGGACCAGACGCAGTCGGTGCACACCAACGCGATCCAGACCTCCGCGGCGATCAACCCGGGCAACTCCGGTGGCGCGCTCGTCACCTCCGACGGGCAGCTCATCGGGATCAACTCCTCGATCGCGTCGCTCGGCTCGAGCGGCGGCGGGAGCCAGAGCGGCAACATCGGCATCGGCTTCGCCATCCCCGTCAAGGAGGCCAAGTCCATCGCCGACCAGCTCATCAGCACCGGCTCGGCCAAGCACGCCTACCTCGGCGTCACCGCCTCCGACACCTCGATCACCGACGGCAGCAGCAAGCGCGCCGCCGCCCTGCTCCGGTCGGTCGCCGGCGGGACCCCCGCCGCGAGCGCCGGCCTCAAGGCGGGCGACGCCGTCGTCTCCGTCAACGGTGACGCCATCGAGTCCTCCGAGTCCCTCGTCGCCACCGTCAACGAGTTCAGCGTCGGCGACAAGGTCACCGTCACCGTGATCCGCGGTGGCCAGAAGCAGGACATCCAGGTCACCCTGGCCGCCCGTCCCGGCCAGGGCTGA
- a CDS encoding HelD family protein encodes MSTSAPPDISPDHTPDRTTDPELAHEQAHLADARRELARMRAKTLATDRAAGDAVSDAFLAGALARRAESLQDDPTSTLFFGRLDLDGSHPDAQGHETWYVGRRHVSDEVGDPLVIDWRANLSGAFYRASRTEPMGVTRRRRFGVDRGRLTAYEDEHLQDATEQDTRSAILASEIERPRVGPMRDIVATIQPEQDTIVRAGAGTTICVQGAPGTGKTAVGLHRAAWLLYAFRDKLSRSGVLVVGPNRAFLEHVGAVLPALGEVRVGHTTVEELVAERAPVRGADEPAVAVLKGDARMATVLARAVAAQVRPATEPLVVPRGAHRWRVPAYEVEQLLRELRERDIRYGAARGVLPQRLAHHVLLAMERSGDSPDDQVQDAVARTSAVKKYVETVWPALDPRQVLLGLLSDADVLARHADGVLTDEEQRMLLWHKPPRSKASARWSLADVVLLDELADLVDRTPSLGHVVLDEAQDLSPMQLRAVGRRCSTGSATVLGDIAQGTTPWATASWEESLAHLGKAGSHVEVLDRGFRVPALVIDYAARLLPVIAPGLGAPQSVRDNPGRLDVERVATEALPDAVVDTVQALAAEPGSVGVIAPESLLPALQRALDARGASYGVLGRDHGDVDHQVDLVPATVAKGLEFDRVVVVEPARIAADEPDERTGLRRLYVVLTRAVSGLTVLHSQDLPELLATAG; translated from the coding sequence GTGTCCACCTCCGCGCCCCCCGACATCAGCCCCGACCACACCCCCGACCGCACCACCGACCCCGAGCTCGCCCACGAGCAGGCGCACCTCGCCGACGCCCGCCGCGAGCTGGCCCGGATGCGGGCCAAGACCCTGGCCACCGACCGCGCCGCCGGTGACGCCGTCTCCGACGCGTTCCTCGCGGGCGCGCTCGCCCGCCGGGCCGAGTCGCTGCAGGACGACCCGACCTCGACGCTGTTCTTCGGCCGGCTCGACCTCGACGGCAGCCACCCCGACGCGCAGGGCCACGAGACCTGGTACGTCGGTCGCCGCCACGTCTCGGACGAGGTCGGCGACCCGCTCGTCATCGACTGGCGCGCGAACCTCTCCGGGGCGTTCTACCGGGCCTCGCGCACCGAGCCGATGGGCGTCACCCGGCGCCGCCGGTTCGGCGTCGACCGCGGACGGCTGACAGCGTACGAGGACGAGCACCTCCAGGACGCGACCGAGCAGGACACCCGCTCGGCGATCCTCGCGAGCGAGATCGAGCGCCCCCGCGTGGGCCCGATGCGCGACATCGTCGCGACGATCCAGCCCGAGCAGGACACCATCGTGCGCGCCGGCGCCGGCACGACGATCTGCGTCCAGGGCGCCCCCGGCACCGGCAAGACGGCCGTCGGCCTGCACCGGGCGGCGTGGCTGCTCTACGCGTTCCGCGACAAGCTCTCCCGCTCGGGCGTCCTCGTCGTCGGGCCGAACCGCGCCTTCCTCGAGCACGTCGGTGCCGTCCTGCCGGCCCTCGGCGAGGTCCGCGTCGGGCACACGACCGTCGAGGAGCTCGTCGCCGAGCGGGCGCCCGTCCGCGGCGCCGACGAGCCGGCCGTCGCCGTGCTCAAGGGCGACGCGCGGATGGCCACCGTCCTCGCCCGCGCCGTCGCCGCCCAGGTGCGCCCGGCGACCGAGCCGCTCGTCGTCCCGCGCGGCGCGCACCGGTGGCGGGTGCCGGCGTACGAGGTCGAGCAGCTGCTGCGCGAGCTGCGCGAGCGCGACATCCGGTACGGCGCCGCGCGCGGCGTCCTGCCCCAGCGGCTCGCCCACCACGTGCTGCTCGCCATGGAACGCAGCGGCGACTCCCCCGACGACCAGGTGCAGGACGCCGTCGCCCGGACCAGCGCGGTGAAGAAGTACGTGGAGACGGTGTGGCCCGCGCTCGACCCACGCCAGGTCCTGCTCGGGCTCCTCTCCGACGCCGACGTCCTCGCCCGCCACGCCGACGGCGTCCTCACCGACGAGGAGCAGCGGATGCTGCTGTGGCACAAGCCCCCTCGCAGCAAGGCGTCGGCCCGTTGGTCGCTCGCCGACGTCGTCCTGCTCGACGAGCTGGCCGACCTCGTCGACCGCACGCCGAGCCTCGGGCACGTCGTCCTCGACGAGGCGCAGGACCTCTCCCCGATGCAGCTGCGCGCCGTGGGCCGGCGCTGCTCGACCGGGTCGGCGACCGTCCTCGGCGACATCGCGCAGGGCACGACGCCGTGGGCGACGGCGTCGTGGGAGGAGTCGCTGGCCCACCTCGGCAAGGCCGGCAGCCACGTCGAGGTCCTCGACCGCGGCTTCCGCGTCCCGGCGCTGGTCATCGACTACGCCGCCCGGCTGCTGCCGGTCATCGCGCCCGGGCTCGGCGCGCCGCAGTCGGTGCGCGACAACCCCGGCCGGCTCGACGTCGAGCGGGTCGCCACCGAGGCGCTGCCGGACGCGGTCGTCGACACGGTGCAGGCCCTCGCCGCCGAGCCCGGCTCGGTCGGGGTCATCGCGCCCGAGTCGCTGCTGCCGGCGCTGCAGCGCGCCCTCGACGCGCGCGGGGCGTCGTACGGGGTCCTCGGGCGCGACCACGGCGACGTCGACCACCAGGTCGACCTCGTGCCGGCGACGGTGGCCAAGGGTCTCGAGTTCGACCGCGTCGTCGTCGTCGAGCCGGCGCGGATCGCCGCCGACGAGCCGGACGAGCGGACCGGGCTGCGGCGGCTGTACGTCGTCCTCACCCGCGCCGTCTCCGGGCTCACCGTCCTGCACAGCCAGGACCTGCCCGAGCTGCTCGCGACGGCCGGCTGA